Proteins from a single region of Flavobacterium sp. YJ01:
- a CDS encoding NAD(P)H-dependent oxidoreductase, protein MSSKIKIIAISGSTRKDSSNFKILHYISSQFQSEFEFEIFQELDKLSHFNPDLDTDNAPKEIVSLRNKISDAQGVIICTPEYVFSLPGSLKNALEWFVSTTIFSNKKVGLVTASASGEMAHEQLLLIMKTLGADLDSNTQLLIQGVRGKINTEGKIIDSETAISLQNFAKKFENHFL, encoded by the coding sequence ATGTCATCAAAAATAAAAATTATAGCCATATCGGGCAGCACCAGAAAAGATTCTAGTAATTTTAAAATTCTACACTATATTTCTAGCCAGTTTCAATCAGAATTTGAATTTGAAATATTTCAAGAATTAGATAAGCTTTCTCATTTTAATCCAGATTTAGATACAGATAACGCACCAAAAGAAATTGTTTCTTTACGAAATAAAATAAGTGATGCACAAGGGGTAATTATTTGTACTCCAGAATATGTTTTTAGTCTTCCGGGAAGTTTAAAGAACGCTTTAGAGTGGTTCGTTTCCACAACTATTTTTTCTAATAAAAAAGTTGGTTTGGTAACAGCTTCGGCTTCTGGAGAAATGGCGCACGAGCAGCTTTTATTGATTATGAAGACTCTCGGAGCAGATCTTGATTCTAATACGCAATTATTAATTCAAGGTGTTCGAGGCAAAATCAATACAGAAGGAAAAATTATAGATTCAGAAACCGCTATTTCGCTTCAAAATTTTGCAAAGAAATTTGAGAATCATTTTTTATAA